A single Herpetosiphonaceae bacterium DNA region contains:
- a CDS encoding DUF6519 domain-containing protein, giving the protein MKGDFTRSTFKSQKHYSSVRMQQGRVQIDADWNEQIEIQTYLDQTQARDVIGLCGVPKIGGGFAIGVNEDGTDLTISEGRIYVDGILCENDGPQPVLFTQQPDLPGTTPPGDPGTYLVYLDVWQRHITALEDETIREVALGGPDTATRTRTVWQVKLLRVGDANADVTCETEFEEWTSLIDAERGKLSARAQVSEPSDSPCIIEPGAGYRRLENQLYRVEIHNDSDSGQPTFKWSRDNGSIVRLWAAKNGDDLTISSAGRDSFLGFATGQWVELTDDNRELLGDPGTLVQLANAIGQTLTIDPATASGTVDFTAFDEHPKVRRWDMPGTTGPIEVSVPAGNGGWIALEDGVEIKFDLSGPFRTGDYWLIPARTATANVEWPFADPQPPHGVRHHYCRLALINFEGEALTADSIQDCRIDFPSLTTICAEDVCFDNTSCDLQDVVTVQDAIDRLCAERDLRHHNKHLHGWGIVCGLNVTCGPNDDNGRRNNVTIHTGYAIDCEGNDILVERDTRFQVMREIRRLMEQNPDLKILDDKGNGEVSLILERDGSYRLAPYDPKARNELQALLAGTLLLDFYNDCIKPIQDFLEEQLQPPPNEEKEPAGPTYQRLSALTNLVAQPVNQQTGQHIYLSPREHRLIEEFYIGLRDLLTSETFCAMFANARPLPDYPLRDLGISQRAMDTIFGRSQHVRLRMRPGGAEVYSVGPGSNPLKPDTTINRYDVNKNVLIERINPIAGAQIDDNQSDTGTGAVQDVAFSPDGRLIYMIAATKSDENTFFRVGEIGRTGITWRPMVTICDVKLVTLATTPADRTNVYAIGLRKQTITDPNGTTRTQFRGAGLYQINPDNVNPNMEPMPGQAFNTFGHLEISANGRAFVTFRTTDTQPTSYNAVRAIQLPGGTTIREFPLELSGSDDIAIFTAAEEARTETLFVVTGPDSNNRKLIQGFNIANGQQLGDGVPMPNTTIRLEPFAPQRMLLVTLENNYSVRMISMDALRAIDGYLLPTQVSPVGITSTSGIRNIREQRVYVLNQLSNTITTVAGELFNPEFRFRLDVLAAYRKGVLEAFADLLGGFLQYLKDCLCDHFLVKCPQCDEDDIIYLAAISIREEQVYKVCNFSQRKYVKSFPTMGYWLSMFPFISLFDRLIEQFCCLVLPDLFGRYTVDEFNQDRSFQGASPVQGSQFRQVLGLVQGQDLGALIRSFTNKSRTAAQLTSESTSQPAFTPPLTRRASVVEGISLVNTSVDNAETQLKEAGVEVRRAAYDPSDTPNIVSTLPGFFRQIRPGSAVTLYEENGQVRYYSVASADPSSELRAQVTSLSERLRARDTELQTLQSRIEEQKTTLDEVVPLTTKLADTERRLTERNEEIAGLRRQMQELESRQTEIAGERGARAKLAEVEAELKELREFREEVRKFMRRPPQ; this is encoded by the coding sequence ATGAAAGGCGATTTCACGCGCTCCACCTTCAAATCTCAGAAGCACTACAGCAGCGTGCGCATGCAGCAGGGCCGCGTGCAGATAGATGCTGACTGGAACGAGCAGATCGAGATCCAGACCTATCTCGATCAGACCCAGGCCAGAGATGTGATCGGGCTGTGCGGCGTGCCGAAGATCGGCGGCGGCTTTGCGATCGGCGTGAACGAGGACGGCACCGACCTGACGATCTCTGAGGGCCGCATCTATGTCGACGGCATTCTGTGCGAGAACGACGGCCCGCAGCCCGTACTTTTCACACAGCAGCCCGATCTGCCCGGCACTACGCCGCCGGGCGATCCCGGCACCTATCTGGTCTATCTCGACGTGTGGCAGCGGCACATCACCGCGCTGGAGGACGAGACGATCCGCGAGGTGGCGCTGGGCGGCCCCGACACCGCGACGCGCACCCGGACCGTCTGGCAGGTCAAGCTGCTGCGCGTCGGCGACGCCAACGCCGACGTGACCTGTGAGACTGAGTTTGAGGAATGGACCAGCCTGATCGACGCCGAGCGCGGCAAGCTCAGCGCGCGCGCCCAGGTCAGCGAGCCAAGCGACAGCCCGTGCATCATCGAGCCGGGCGCTGGCTATCGCCGCCTGGAGAATCAGCTCTACCGCGTCGAGATCCACAACGATAGCGACTCAGGACAGCCTACCTTCAAATGGTCGCGCGACAACGGCTCGATCGTGCGCTTGTGGGCGGCCAAAAACGGCGACGACCTGACGATCAGCAGCGCGGGCCGCGATAGCTTCCTGGGCTTCGCTACCGGCCAGTGGGTTGAGCTGACCGACGACAATCGCGAGCTGCTGGGCGACCCCGGCACGCTGGTGCAGCTTGCCAACGCGATCGGCCAGACGCTGACGATCGATCCCGCTACCGCCAGCGGCACCGTCGACTTCACGGCGTTCGACGAGCATCCCAAGGTGCGGCGCTGGGACATGCCCGGCACCACCGGCCCGATCGAGGTGTCTGTGCCCGCTGGCAACGGCGGCTGGATCGCGCTGGAGGACGGCGTTGAGATCAAGTTCGATCTGTCGGGGCCGTTCCGCACCGGCGACTACTGGCTGATCCCGGCGCGCACCGCGACCGCCAACGTGGAGTGGCCGTTCGCCGATCCGCAGCCGCCGCACGGCGTGCGGCACCACTACTGCCGCCTGGCGCTGATCAACTTCGAGGGCGAGGCGCTCACAGCCGACAGCATTCAGGACTGTCGCATCGATTTTCCGTCGCTGACGACGATCTGCGCCGAGGATGTCTGCTTCGACAACACCAGCTGCGACCTGCAAGATGTCGTGACGGTTCAGGATGCGATCGATCGACTCTGCGCCGAGCGCGATCTGCGCCATCACAACAAGCACCTGCACGGCTGGGGCATCGTCTGCGGGCTGAACGTGACCTGCGGCCCCAACGACGACAACGGACGCCGCAACAACGTGACGATCCACACGGGCTACGCGATCGACTGTGAGGGCAACGACATCCTGGTAGAGCGCGACACGCGCTTCCAGGTGATGCGCGAGATTCGCCGCCTGATGGAGCAGAATCCCGATCTCAAGATCCTTGACGACAAAGGCAACGGCGAGGTCAGCCTGATTCTGGAGCGCGACGGCAGCTATCGCCTTGCACCATACGATCCCAAGGCGCGCAATGAGCTGCAAGCGCTGCTGGCCGGAACGCTGCTGCTGGATTTTTATAACGATTGCATCAAGCCCATTCAGGATTTTCTCGAAGAGCAGCTTCAGCCGCCGCCCAACGAAGAGAAGGAACCTGCCGGTCCGACCTACCAGCGGCTATCGGCGCTGACCAACCTGGTCGCGCAGCCGGTCAACCAGCAGACCGGTCAGCACATCTACCTCTCGCCGCGCGAGCATCGGCTGATCGAGGAGTTTTACATCGGGCTGCGCGATCTGCTGACGAGCGAGACGTTCTGCGCGATGTTCGCCAACGCGCGGCCCTTGCCCGACTATCCGCTGCGCGACCTGGGCATCAGCCAGCGGGCTATGGATACGATCTTCGGACGCAGCCAGCATGTCCGGCTGCGCATGCGTCCCGGCGGCGCGGAGGTCTATAGCGTCGGCCCCGGCTCCAATCCGCTCAAGCCCGACACCACGATCAACCGCTACGACGTGAACAAGAACGTGCTGATCGAGCGGATCAACCCGATCGCCGGAGCGCAGATCGACGACAACCAGAGCGACACCGGCACCGGCGCGGTTCAGGACGTGGCGTTCTCGCCCGACGGCAGGCTGATCTACATGATCGCGGCGACCAAGAGCGACGAGAATACCTTTTTCCGCGTCGGCGAGATCGGACGCACAGGCATCACCTGGCGACCAATGGTGACGATCTGCGATGTCAAGCTAGTAACGCTCGCCACCACGCCCGCCGATCGCACCAACGTCTATGCAATCGGCCTGCGCAAGCAGACGATCACCGATCCCAACGGCACGACGCGCACCCAGTTTCGCGGCGCTGGCCTGTACCAGATCAATCCCGACAACGTCAATCCCAACATGGAGCCGATGCCGGGCCAGGCGTTCAATACCTTCGGCCACCTTGAGATCAGCGCCAACGGTCGCGCCTTCGTCACGTTCCGCACGACCGATACGCAGCCGACCTCCTACAACGCGGTGCGGGCGATCCAACTGCCGGGCGGCACCACGATTCGCGAGTTTCCGCTTGAGCTGAGCGGCAGCGACGACATCGCGATCTTTACGGCGGCGGAGGAGGCCCGCACCGAGACGCTCTTTGTCGTGACGGGGCCGGACAGCAATAATCGCAAGCTGATCCAGGGCTTCAACATCGCCAATGGGCAGCAGCTCGGCGATGGCGTGCCGATGCCCAACACCACGATCCGGCTTGAGCCGTTCGCGCCGCAGCGGATGCTGCTGGTGACGCTGGAAAACAACTACTCGGTACGCATGATCAGCATGGACGCGCTGCGTGCGATCGACGGCTACCTCCTGCCGACCCAGGTCAGCCCGGTCGGGATCACCTCCACGTCGGGCATCCGCAACATCCGCGAGCAGCGCGTCTATGTGCTGAACCAGCTCAGCAATACGATCACCACCGTCGCGGGCGAGCTATTCAATCCCGAATTTCGCTTCCGGCTCGACGTGCTGGCCGCCTACCGCAAAGGCGTGCTCGAAGCCTTCGCCGATCTGCTGGGCGGCTTTCTGCAATATCTCAAGGATTGTCTGTGCGATCACTTCCTGGTCAAATGCCCGCAGTGCGACGAGGACGACATCATCTATCTGGCCGCGATCAGCATTCGCGAGGAGCAGGTCTACAAGGTCTGCAACTTCTCGCAGCGCAAATATGTCAAGAGCTTCCCGACGATGGGCTACTGGCTCTCGATGTTTCCGTTCATTTCGCTCTTCGACCGGCTGATCGAGCAGTTCTGCTGCCTGGTGCTGCCCGATCTCTTCGGTCGCTACACCGTGGACGAGTTCAACCAGGATCGCTCGTTCCAGGGCGCATCGCCGGTGCAGGGCTCGCAGTTCCGCCAGGTGCTTGGCCTGGTGCAGGGCCAGGATCTCGGCGCGCTGATCCGCAGCTTTACCAACAAATCCCGCACCGCAGCCCAACTGACGAGCGAGTCCACGAGCCAGCCAGCGTTTACGCCGCCCCTGACGCGCCGCGCCTCGGTCGTCGAGGGCATCAGCCTGGTCAACACATCGGTCGACAACGCCGAGACGCAGCTCAAAGAGGCCGGTGTCGAGGTGCGGCGCGCGGCCTACGATCCGAGCGACACGCCCAACATCGTCTCGACGCTGCCCGGCTTCTTCCGTCAGATCCGGCCCGGCTCTGCCGTGACGCTCTACGAGGAAAACGGCCAGGTGCGCTACTACTCGGTCGCCAGCGCCGATCCGTCGAGCGAGCTGCGCGCCCAGGTGACATCGCTGTCGGAGCGGCTCAGAGCGCGCGATACCGAGCTGCAAACATTGCAGAGCCGCATCGAGGAGCAGAAGACCACGCTCGATGAGGTCGTGCCGCTCACCACCAAGCTGGCGGATACCGAGCGGCGGCTGACGGAGCGCAACGAGGAGATCGCCGGGCTGCGCAGGCAGATGCAGGAGCTTGAGAGCAGACAGACCGAGATCGCGGGCGAGCGCGGCGCGCGGGCCAAGCTGGCCGAGGTCGAGGCCGAGCTGAAGGAGCTGCGCGAGTTCCGCGAGGAGGTGCGCAAGTTTATGCGCCGACCGCCGCAGTAA
- a CDS encoding ferritin has translation MLISPELNAALNEQIGNEFGASLQYVAIAAYFDSDNLPIFARHFYTQATEERDHAMRFVKFVVDSGGRLEIPPIPAPQCNFASAEEAVRLSLNWEMKVTEQINGLVDLAINQKNHIMKHFLEWFVNEQLEEVSSMETLLGMVRRAGDSGLLLVESFLASGGLSQGQPGAASAD, from the coding sequence ATGCTGATTAGCCCGGAGTTGAACGCCGCCCTGAACGAGCAGATCGGCAACGAGTTTGGAGCGTCGTTACAGTACGTCGCCATCGCGGCCTACTTCGACAGCGACAACCTGCCGATCTTCGCCCGGCACTTCTACACCCAGGCGACCGAAGAGCGCGATCATGCGATGCGCTTCGTCAAGTTCGTCGTCGATTCGGGCGGACGCCTTGAGATTCCACCGATCCCCGCGCCGCAGTGCAACTTCGCGTCCGCCGAAGAGGCGGTGCGGCTATCGCTCAACTGGGAGATGAAAGTCACCGAGCAGATCAACGGGCTGGTCGATCTGGCGATCAACCAGAAAAACCATATCATGAAGCATTTTCTGGAATGGTTCGTCAACGAGCAGCTCGAAGAGGTGTCGAGCATGGAGACACTGCTGGGCATGGTGCGGCGCGCAGGCGATTCGGGCCTGCTGCTCGTCGAGAGCTTCCTGGCAAGCGGCGGCCTGAGCCAGGGACAGCCAGGCGCAGCCAGCGCCGACTAA
- a CDS encoding response regulator transcription factor has product MIKLLLVDDQPSVRMGLRMRLALEPDVAVVGEAGDGEAAITLARTLHPDVIVMDVKMPHMDGIVTTEALRAAVPYSSVVILSLYDDAITRARAEAAGASAFIQKQGPMDVLLAAIRQIMPQSST; this is encoded by the coding sequence ATGATTAAGCTGCTGCTGGTAGATGATCAACCATCGGTGCGCATGGGCTTGCGCATGCGCCTGGCGCTCGAGCCGGATGTCGCGGTTGTCGGCGAGGCGGGCGACGGAGAAGCTGCGATCACGCTCGCGCGGACGCTGCATCCTGACGTGATCGTGATGGATGTGAAAATGCCGCACATGGACGGGATTGTCACTACGGAGGCGCTGCGGGCGGCAGTGCCGTACAGCAGCGTGGTCATCCTCAGCCTGTACGACGACGCGATCACTCGTGCCCGCGCAGAGGCCGCAGGCGCGTCGGCGTTTATCCAGAAGCAGGGGCCGATGGATGTGCTGCTGGCGGCGATCCGGCAGATCATGCCTCAGTCGTCCACCTAG
- a CDS encoding response regulator transcription factor, producing MTIRIVIADDHSVVRQGLRMFLGLDPELDVVGEAANGAEAVDLARQLQPDVVLMDLLMPVMDGITATGMIRRELPDTEVLALTSVLEDDKVIGAIRAGAIGYLLKDTEANELRDAIKAAAAGQVQLSPKAAARLMREVNAPDSPEVLTERETEVLRLMAVGQANKEIARTLHIGEKTVKTHVSNILGKLGVQSRTQAALYAVRIGLVSVDQTG from the coding sequence ATGACCATTCGGATTGTGATCGCCGACGACCACAGTGTGGTCCGGCAAGGGCTGCGTATGTTTTTAGGCCTCGACCCGGAGCTAGATGTGGTGGGCGAGGCGGCCAACGGTGCCGAGGCCGTGGATCTGGCGCGGCAGCTTCAGCCCGATGTGGTGCTGATGGATCTGCTGATGCCGGTTATGGACGGCATTACCGCTACGGGCATGATCCGCCGTGAGCTGCCCGATACCGAGGTGCTGGCGCTGACCAGCGTGCTGGAAGACGACAAGGTGATCGGCGCGATCCGTGCCGGAGCGATCGGCTACCTGCTCAAAGATACCGAAGCCAACGAGCTGCGCGACGCGATCAAGGCGGCGGCGGCGGGCCAGGTTCAGCTCTCGCCCAAGGCTGCCGCACGGCTGATGCGCGAGGTCAACGCTCCCGACAGTCCCGAAGTGCTGACCGAGCGCGAAACCGAGGTGCTGCGCCTGATGGCGGTCGGACAGGCCAACAAAGAGATCGCGCGCACGCTGCACATCGGCGAGAAGACCGTTAAAACGCATGTCAGCAATATCCTGGGCAAGCTCGGCGTGCAAAGCCGCACCCAGGCCGCGCTCTACGCCGTGCGGATCGGGCTTGTCTCCGTCGATCAAACGGGCTAG